From a region of the Coprococcus comes ATCC 27758 genome:
- a CDS encoding nucleotidyltransferase family protein, with translation MKTTLIIMAAGIGSRFGTGIKQLAKMSPNGEIIMDYSIYDAKEAGFDKVVFIIRKDIEEEFRSVIGNRIGDQIEVEYVYQDLADIPAGFEVPEGRTKPWGTGQAVLCCKDVVKEPFVIINADDYYGKEAFKLLHDYLIAHAETADKMQMGMAGFILKNTVSENGTVTRGVCVVDENGMLEQIHETTGISIQADGVHCDSEAVQKWITPDSNVSMNMWAGYPDFIQVLDERFAEFLKDEAGDPLKKEYLLPNIVGDLLKEGNVDVKVLETHDKWIGITYKEDTELAQAGFRKMTEDGVYPEKLWN, from the coding sequence ATGAAGACTACTCTGATTATTATGGCAGCAGGAATCGGTTCAAGATTTGGAACAGGAATCAAGCAGCTCGCCAAGATGTCTCCGAATGGGGAGATCATTATGGATTACTCTATTTATGATGCAAAAGAAGCTGGTTTTGACAAGGTTGTATTTATTATCAGAAAAGATATTGAAGAAGAATTCCGTTCTGTAATCGGGAATCGTATCGGAGATCAGATCGAGGTGGAATATGTATATCAGGATCTTGCAGATATTCCAGCTGGTTTTGAAGTTCCGGAGGGACGTACCAAACCTTGGGGAACTGGTCAGGCAGTCCTGTGTTGTAAAGATGTAGTAAAAGAACCGTTTGTGATCATCAATGCAGATGATTATTATGGAAAGGAAGCGTTTAAGCTTCTCCATGATTACTTGATTGCGCACGCAGAGACAGCAGATAAGATGCAGATGGGAATGGCTGGTTTTATTCTGAAGAATACGGTTAGTGAAAATGGAACAGTTACCCGCGGCGTATGTGTGGTAGATGAAAATGGAATGCTTGAACAGATCCATGAGACGACTGGAATCAGTATCCAGGCTGACGGGGTACACTGCGACAGCGAAGCGGTTCAGAAATGGATCACACCAGATTCTAATGTATCCATGAATATGTGGGCTGGTTATCCGGATTTCATTCAGGTTCTGGATGAGAGATTCGCAGAATTTTTAAAAGATGAAGCAGGAGATCCTTTGAAAAAAGAATATCTTCTTCCAAATATTGTAGGAGATCTCTTAAAAGAAGGAAATGTGGATGTAAAGGTTCTGGAAACACACGATAAATGGATCGGTATTACTTATAAAGAAGATACAGAACTTGCACAGGCCGGATTCAGGAAGATGACAGAGGATGGCGTTTATCCGGAAAAATTGTGGAATTAA